The Anaeromyxobacter sp. Fw109-5 genomic interval GAGGCCTCGGCGCCCGCCGGTGCGCCGGCCCCCGCGGCCCAGCTCGCGGCGCCTGCGGCGGAGAGCGCCCCCTTCGCGTGGTCCGATGCCGCACCGCAGCGCTGGCCCGACGCCGCTCCGGAGGTGATCGACGCCGACGAAGCCGAGGTCCTGGGCGTCGCCGAGGTCGCCGTCCGGCCAGCGGAGGTCCACCTCCGGAGGCCCGCCACCTGGCGGCGTGCCGGCGCGTGGGCGATCGACGCCGGCCCCCTCCTGGCCGGCGTGGTCTACCTCGGCGCCTCGCTGCTGGCGCCCACCGGCTCCGGCGCCGTCGCCGGCCTGGACGGCCTGCTCGACCTGCTCGCTCGCGAGAAGGACGTCGTGCTCTCCCTCGTGGCCCTGCTGGCGCTCGCGCTCGCGGTGTACGCGACCCTGGCGCACGCGCTCGCCGGCGCCACGCTCGGCAAGTGGATGCTGGGCCTTCGCGTCGTCGGCCCGGGGGGGCGGCGCCCGTCGCTGGCGCGCAGCGCCGCGCGCTCCGGCCTCGCCGCCGCGTCCTTCGCGCTGCTCGGGCTCGGCTTCCTCCTCGCGCTCTTCACCCGCAGCGGGAGGGCCCTGCACGACCTCCTCGCGCGGACCTGGGTGGTCGAGGCTCCTTGACCCCCGTTCACCGGGGTCCTACAACCGAGCCGTGCCGAAGGACCTCGCCGCCCTCCTCGTCGAAGAAGGCGTGGTCACTGCCGACGTCATGGAGCGCGCGCTCGCGCGCCGGGACGAGGCGGGCGGCGCGCTCGACACCGCGCTCCTGGAGCTCGGCGCCCTCCCCGAGGACGCGCTCGCGATCGCCCTCGCGGGCGCCGCGGACGTCCCGCCCGCGCCGCCCGAGGCGTTCGCGGGCGGCGACGCGCGCGCGCGCCGCGTCTTCCCGGCCCGCGTCGCGGACCGTCACGGGCTGGCGCCCTTCGCGCTCGACGGGCGCGAGCTGTCCGTCGTGTCCGTGTTCCCGGTCGACGCCGGCCTGCTCGACGAGATCGGCTTCATGCTCTCGCTGCACCTCACCGCGTACGTCGCGCCGGAGTGGCGGGTGCGGCTGCTCGTTCACCAGCTGTACGGGACGCCGATCGCGCCTCGCTTCGCGGCGATGGCCGTCGCGGCCGGCGCCCTCGCGCGGGAGGACTCGCCGGGTGAGGCGGACGCCGCGCCGGGGACGGAGGAGCGCGAGGAGGGCGAGGCGGCGCCGGTGGGGTTCGGCGGGGACGACGAGGGACCGCTCGAGCCGCTCGCCGCGGCGCTCGCGCAGGCGCTCGAGGAGGTCGACCCCGGCCTGGTCCGCGAAGCGCTCGCGCCGGCCGGAGGGGACGCCGCCGCGATCCGCGACGCCGCGCCGGGCGCGGAGGAGGACGTCCACGCCGCGCCGCCGGATCGCAGCGCGCCGCCCGGCTGGACGCTGGAGCACGCGCGCGCCGCGCTCGCCGCCGCGCGCACGCGGGACGAGGTGGTCCTCGTCGCGCTCCGCTACGCGCGCGACTTCTTCGCCTTCGCGGCGATGTTCGCGGTCACGCGCGACGCCGTCGCCGGGCACGACGCGCTGGGGGTGGAGCCCGAGGCCCGCGAGCTCGCGCGCGGCGTCGCCATCTACGCCGACGACCCTGGCACCTTCCGCACGGTCATCGAGACGAAGAGCCCGTACCTCGGGCCGGTGTCGCGCGAGCCCGCCGGCAACGCGGCCATCCTCGCAGGGCTCGATCGCGGCACCCCGCGCACCGCGCTCGTCGCCCCGGTGCTGCTCCGCGATCGCCCCGTGTGCGTGCTCTTCGCCGACAACGGGGGGGCTCCGGTGTCGGCGCGGCGGCTCGGCGACCTGCTCCTCCTCGTCTCCACGCTCGGCGCCGCGTTCGAGCGGATCATCCGCGAGCGCAAGCGCCGGCGCGCCCCCGCCCGGACCCTGCCGCCGCGCGCGGCGCAGCTCGCCGCGGAGCCGGCCGCCGCGCCCCCCGCGTCCGATCCGTGGACGGCAGCGGCGCCGGGAGCCACGCCCGCGCCGCCCGCACCGGCGGCCGCGCCGGCCGATCCGTGGACGGCGACCGAGCCCGCTCGCCCCGCGCTCGCGCCCGCCGCGGCGCCCGCCATCCCCGACGAGCTCGACGCGCTCGAGATCGACGTGGACGAGAGCGTCGTCGCCCCGAACACCCCGCCCGCGCTGCTCGCCGACCGGGCCCTCGACGCCGATCCGGCGGTCGCCGCCGCGGCGTGCGCCGCGCTCGCCGCGCGCCGGCGCGAGCCGGCCGCCCGGGAGGCGAGCGAGCGGCTGCGGCGCGCGCTCCTCTCCGGCATCGAGGCGCGCGCCCGGCGCGCCGCGCGGGCGCTCGGGGCGCTGCGCGACGTGGACGCGATCCCGCTGCTCGTGCAGGTGCTGGAGACGAGCGCGCCGGAGCCGGCGCGAGCGGCGGCGGACGCGCTCGCCGACATCACGCTGCAGCGGCTCGGGACCGACGCGCGCGCCTGGCTCGGCTGGTGGAAGCAGAACCGCGGCCGCGGCCGCGCGGAGTGGCTGTTCTCCGGGCTCACGAGCCAGGAGCGCGAGACGCGCGTGGCCGCGGCGGTCGAGCTCTCCGGCGTGGCGCCTCCCCCGGTCGCCTACTCCGCGGACCTGCCGCCCGCCGAGCGCGAGAGCGCGGCGCGCGCGTGGGCGGGGTGGTGGTCGCGCAGCGGCAACGTGCTTTGATCGGCGCCGACGGCCCCGCGCGGAGCCGCTCGGGCCGCTTGCCTCCGGTGAATGGGGGTGCGTATCCTCCCGCCCCTCCACGCACGCACGCGCGAGGTGTCCATGCACAAGCCGGTCGACCCCGATCCGCGTCGCGCCCTCCTCGATCAGCTCGACGCCGAGGCCGAGCGCGGCGGCGGAGAGGAGCGCATCGCGAAGCAGCACCGGGCGGGCAAGCTCACGGCGCGTGAACGGATCGAGCTGTTCCTCGACCCGGGCTCGTTCGTGGAGCTGGACAAGTTCAAGACGCACCGCTGCGCCGACTTCGGCATGGAGCGGCAGAAGGTGCTCGGCGACGGGGTGGTCACGGGGTACGGGCTGGTGGAGGGGCGCCAGGTCTTCGTGTTCGCCCAGGACTTCACGGTCTTCGGGGGCTCGCTCTCGGGCGCGTTCGCCGAGAAGATCTGCAAGGTGATGGACCGGGCCATGGAGGTCGGGTGCCCCGTCGTCGGCCTCGACGACTCTGGCGGCGCGCGCATCCAGGAGGGGGTCGTCTCGCTCGCCGGCTACGCCGACATCTTCCTGCGCAACACGCTCGCGTCGGGCGTCATCCCGCAGATCTCGGTGATCCTCGGGCCGTGCGCGGGCGGCGCGGTCTACAGCCCCGCCATCACCGACTTCATCTTCATGGTGAAGGACACGGCCTACATGTTCATCACCGGCCCGGACGTCATCGCGTCGGTGACGCACGAGCAGGTGACGAAGGAGGACCTCGGGGGCGCGCGCGCGCACGCGACGCGCTCCGGCGTCGCGCACTTCGCCATCGACTCGGAGGAGGCGACGCTCGGCGCCGTGCGCGAGCTGCTGAGCTTCCTGCCGCTCAACAACGCCGACGACCCGCCCGCGCAGCCGTGCTCGGACGACGTCCTCCGCCGCGACGAGCTCCTCAAGACGGTCGTCCCGGAGAGCCCGAGCAAGCCGTACGACATGCGCGAGGTCGTCAAGGCGACCGTCGACGACCGGCACTTCTTCGAGGTCGCCGAGCTCTTCGCGGCGAACATCGTCGTCGGCTTCGCCCGGCTGAACGGGCGGCCGGTGGGCATCGTCGCGAACCAGCCCGCCGTCCTCGCCGGTGCCCTCGACATCGACGCCTCGGTCAAGGCGGCGCGCTTCGTCCGCTTCTGCGACGCGTTCAACATCCCGCTGCTCACCTTCGTGGACGTGCCCGGGTTCCTCCCGGGCGTCGATCAGGAGTGGAGGGGGATCATCACCCACGGCGCGAAGCTCCTCTACGCGTTCGCCGAGGCGACGGTGCCGAAGGTCACCGTCATCACGCGCAAGGCGTACGGCGGCGCCTACGACGTGATGGCGTCGAAGCACCTCCGCTCGGACGTGAACTTCGCCTATCCGTCGGCGGAGATCGCGGTGATGAGCCCGGAGGGCGCGGTGGGCATCGTGTTCCGCAAGGAGCTGCAGGCGGCGAAGGATCCGGTCGCGGAGCGCGCGCGCCTCGTGCAGGAGTACC includes:
- a CDS encoding RDD family protein, with amino-acid sequence MLCPRCARETDERAAFCGACAAPLTLRDEPALRTLDVTLDLDRRRSRTPPSLSSPSPTPPAAPARGAPPPEPAFVAPPAPAPASRSHWDLGRMVEEALRDAGVAAEASAPAGAPAPAAQLAAPAAESAPFAWSDAAPQRWPDAAPEVIDADEAEVLGVAEVAVRPAEVHLRRPATWRRAGAWAIDAGPLLAGVVYLGASLLAPTGSGAVAGLDGLLDLLAREKDVVLSLVALLALALAVYATLAHALAGATLGKWMLGLRVVGPGGRRPSLARSAARSGLAAASFALLGLGFLLALFTRSGRALHDLLARTWVVEAP
- a CDS encoding general secretion pathway protein GspE, whose product is MPKDLAALLVEEGVVTADVMERALARRDEAGGALDTALLELGALPEDALAIALAGAADVPPAPPEAFAGGDARARRVFPARVADRHGLAPFALDGRELSVVSVFPVDAGLLDEIGFMLSLHLTAYVAPEWRVRLLVHQLYGTPIAPRFAAMAVAAGALAREDSPGEADAAPGTEEREEGEAAPVGFGGDDEGPLEPLAAALAQALEEVDPGLVREALAPAGGDAAAIRDAAPGAEEDVHAAPPDRSAPPGWTLEHARAALAAARTRDEVVLVALRYARDFFAFAAMFAVTRDAVAGHDALGVEPEARELARGVAIYADDPGTFRTVIETKSPYLGPVSREPAGNAAILAGLDRGTPRTALVAPVLLRDRPVCVLFADNGGAPVSARRLGDLLLLVSTLGAAFERIIRERKRRRAPARTLPPRAAQLAAEPAAAPPASDPWTAAAPGATPAPPAPAAAPADPWTATEPARPALAPAAAPAIPDELDALEIDVDESVVAPNTPPALLADRALDADPAVAAAACAALAARRREPAAREASERLRRALLSGIEARARRAARALGALRDVDAIPLLVQVLETSAPEPARAAADALADITLQRLGTDARAWLGWWKQNRGRGRAEWLFSGLTSQERETRVAAAVELSGVAPPPVAYSADLPPAERESAARAWAGWWSRSGNVL
- a CDS encoding acyl-CoA carboxylase subunit beta, which codes for MHKPVDPDPRRALLDQLDAEAERGGGEERIAKQHRAGKLTARERIELFLDPGSFVELDKFKTHRCADFGMERQKVLGDGVVTGYGLVEGRQVFVFAQDFTVFGGSLSGAFAEKICKVMDRAMEVGCPVVGLDDSGGARIQEGVVSLAGYADIFLRNTLASGVIPQISVILGPCAGGAVYSPAITDFIFMVKDTAYMFITGPDVIASVTHEQVTKEDLGGARAHATRSGVAHFAIDSEEATLGAVRELLSFLPLNNADDPPAQPCSDDVLRRDELLKTVVPESPSKPYDMREVVKATVDDRHFFEVAELFAANIVVGFARLNGRPVGIVANQPAVLAGALDIDASVKAARFVRFCDAFNIPLLTFVDVPGFLPGVDQEWRGIITHGAKLLYAFAEATVPKVTVITRKAYGGAYDVMASKHLRSDVNFAYPSAEIAVMSPEGAVGIVFRKELQAAKDPVAERARLVQEYRDKFANPYKAAELGYVDEVIRPEDTRPKVIRAFEMLRTKRQENPPKKHGNIPL